TTACAAGTTGGGGGCTTAATGATGTTTCCGTAATAGATGCTCTAAACAATGTTGTAACTGCAAACATAAAAGTTGGAATCTCGCCTATGGGGATAAAAGGGAATTTCACAACCAATAAAATATATGTTACAAATACGGGGAGTGAGAATGTTTCTGTTATAAATGCTTCAACTAACTCCTTAATAAAAAATATATATATTGGAAAGTGGCCTGGAGATGTTGCCGTAAATCCAAATACCAATAAAGTTTATATTTCAAGGGATGACCATAATGTTTCGGTAATAGATGGGGGAACTGATTCCGTGCTAAAAACCATAAGTATTAACGGAAGGTCCGAAGGAATAGGTGTAAATCTAGTAACGAATAAGGTATATGTAGCAAATATTGACAGCGCTATTCTTGTAATGGATGGCTCAACAGACTCAATAATAAAAATTGTAGGAGAAGGCAAAAAATGGCCTCACAGCATAGGTGTTAATTCGCAAACTAACAAAATATATGTTACAACCGGGGGAGGGAATCTTCTTGTAATAGATGGAGCCACCGATTCGCTTATAAAAACTATAAAAGTTGGTGAGTATCCATGGGGAATTGGCATAAGTTCGAAGATAAATAGAATCTATGTTGCAAATACCGATACTACTATTTCCGTAATAGACGGAACTACTGATTCGGTAATACAAACGGTTACTGTCGGAAGGTGTCCTTGGTTTATCGCTGTAAATGACAGTACAGGAAGGATTTATGTGCCCTGCCTTTTTGATGGCGCAGTTTGGGTATTAGTGGATACGAAAGGAATAGAGGAGAATACGCCATCGCTTGGGCAGGGTATTGCTACGCTCCGGATAACTAAGAATCCTTTTATTAAGTCAACAGTTATAAGTTATTACATCCCTGCTAAAAGTAAAGTGTCATTAAAGCTTTATGACGTTTCTGGTAGTTGTGTGAAAACATTAGTTAAAGAAGAGAAAGAAGCAGGAAATTACAGCGTGGGCGTGAGGGGGATGAGCGCAGGAATATATTTTGCTACCCTCATAGCAGGGAATTATAAGGAGACAAGGAAATTGATATTAATGAAGTAGGGAGAAAACTATGAAAAAACTAAATATGTTAATAGTTTTTACAATTACAATACTGAGTCAATGTGTATGGGCAAAAGTATCAGTAGTTGACAGTATAATGTTATGCCCGCAAACAGGAAATGGATTGGGCACAATTGGCGTAGCCATAAACCCAACAACTAACAAAATCTATGTGGCAAATTATAATACTTGTAATGTTTCGGTCATTGATGGGACTAATAATACAGTGATTGCTACAGTAACCGTCGGGTCTTCCCCCTATGCTATATGTATAAACCCGACAACAAATAAAATCTACGTAGCAAATGTAGGCAGTAATAACGTTTCAGTCATTGATGGTTCTAATAATTCAGTGGTTGCAACAGTAGTTGTTGTGTCTGGGCCTGCTGGGTCTGGTCCTCATTGTATATGTGTAAATCCAACCACAAATAAAATTTATGTGGCGAGTTGGTATAACAATAATGTTTCAGTAATTGATGGAACAAAAGATTCAGTGGTTGCGAAAGTGTCCGTTGGGTCTACCCCAGAGGGTATATGTGTAAATCCGGCAACGAATAAAATCTATGTGGCAAATTATAATGACGATAATGTTTCAGTAATTGACGGGACAACTAATTCGGTCATTGATACAGTAGCAGTTGGGTCTTATCCTCAGAGTATATGTGTAAATCCGACAACAAATAAAATCTATGTAGCTACTTATTATGCGAACGTTTCGGTAATTGATGGAGCGAATGATTCAGCTATTGCTGCAATACCTGTCGGTCAATATCCTTGTGGAATATGTGTAAATCCGACAACAAATAAAATCTATGTGGCAAATCATAATAGTAGTAATGTTTCAGTTATTAATGGAACAAATAATACAGTGATTGCAACAATATCCGTCGGGTTTTACCCTTTAGATATTTGTATAAATCCAACAACAAACAAAATCTATGTGACAAATTATGATAATAATAATGTTTTGGTAATTAATGGGACAAATAATTCATTAATTGGGACAGTAGTCATTGGGGTTCAGCCTTATGGTATATCTTTAAATCCGACAACAAATAAAATCTACGTGACAAATTATTGTAGCAATAATATTTCGGTTATTAATGGAACGAATGATTCAGTAATTGCTG
Above is a window of bacterium DNA encoding:
- a CDS encoding T9SS type A sorting domain-containing protein yields the protein TSWGLNDVSVIDALNNVVTANIKVGISPMGIKGNFTTNKIYVTNTGSENVSVINASTNSLIKNIYIGKWPGDVAVNPNTNKVYISRDDHNVSVIDGGTDSVLKTISINGRSEGIGVNLVTNKVYVANIDSAILVMDGSTDSIIKIVGEGKKWPHSIGVNSQTNKIYVTTGGGNLLVIDGATDSLIKTIKVGEYPWGIGISSKINRIYVANTDTTISVIDGTTDSVIQTVTVGRCPWFIAVNDSTGRIYVPCLFDGAVWVLVDTKGIEENTPSLGQGIATLRITKNPFIKSTVISYYIPAKSKVSLKLYDVSGSCVKTLVKEEKEAGNYSVGVRGMSAGIYFATLIAGNYKETRKLILMK
- a CDS encoding T9SS type A sorting domain-containing protein; the encoded protein is MKKLNMLIVFTITILSQCVWAKVSVVDSIMLCPQTGNGLGTIGVAINPTTNKIYVANYNTCNVSVIDGTNNTVIATVTVGSSPYAICINPTTNKIYVANVGSNNVSVIDGSNNSVVATVVVVSGPAGSGPHCICVNPTTNKIYVASWYNNNVSVIDGTKDSVVAKVSVGSTPEGICVNPATNKIYVANYNDDNVSVIDGTTNSVIDTVAVGSYPQSICVNPTTNKIYVATYYANVSVIDGANDSAIAAIPVGQYPCGICVNPTTNKIYVANHNSSNVSVINGTNNTVIATISVGFYPLDICINPTTNKIYVTNYDNNNVLVINGTNNSLIGTVVIGVQPYGISLNPTTNKIYVTNYCSNNISVINGTNDSVIAAVTVGTSPAAICINPTTNRIYVANAGSDNVSVINGTNNSVVATVTIGGSPYGICVNPTTNRIYVTNSDSSNVSVINGTNNSVIARVTVGSDPRGICVNPVTNKIYVVNRSNNNVSVVNGTNDSVLGKVSVGDYPWGICVNSVTNRIYVSTENSKNVAVINGTNDSVIATVAVNKWPLGICVNPTTNRIYVANWDSHNISLIDGTNNSVIQTVSVGKQPGFIAVNPQDSLIYVSCYYAGGVWVLKEDGVGIEENPNPKISNSKLQISPNPFIKSTIIKYQIPATSKVSLAIYDISGSCVKTLINEEKPAGSYNLTLNAKDYPSGVYFLKLNAGEQKIVKKLTLIK